Below is a genomic region from Primulina eburnea isolate SZY01 chromosome 9, ASM2296580v1, whole genome shotgun sequence.
AAAAACCTTTTATTTTATCACATATTACCGTCTTAATTTGTCTGGTCTTACTCCTCAtatggaaatttttttttatcacatatcatcatcttatAATTTATCTTTCTCATTCATCATTTGTTTTCCACAACAATAAAACGGACAAATAATGCACCATTCTTCTGTTTAATGAAAACAATCTGATCCTCTAAGTATACACGATTCCCGATGTTAGCACCTGAATGATATTAGTCACACGAACCAAAGAAAACCAAAGATCAGAGTATAAAACCTTGCAACACTAACGCAAATAATTATGTCTACATAACATTAGAGTAAAAACCAGTTGAAGCCAAAAAGAGATTCTTTTGACACCAAAACAGAAACTCCAAGAACCAAAATCCAAACCAAGGTAAAAAATCAGTTCTCACAACAATGCAGCAGAAAACATAAACACGAAAAACAAAACCTAAAATCACGAATACCCGAAAACATTCAGGCGTCTAATCAACCAAGAAAATCTAACATCAAAAGCCAATCACGatctaatataaaaaaaaaaactacaaaTAAAAAAGCTACCTTCTTCCATATTGAGGTTCTTATGGCTCAGAAATTTCCCAATGTTTTTGTGTTTATACGTTGTACTCCTGCTTCGCTACTGACCCATCAACGTTTCGGACCAACCCCACTTGGCGGAGAATTCAAGAAATTCTGGACAGATAAAAAGAAAGGAATCTTTGTGGGTTTTTCATGAGATGTTCAATTGATGTATATATCCCAACAGGCAAGCAGAGGAGGTTTAATTAGGAAGGGTTTGAAGAATAATTCACATCACTTTTTAACTGGTTTGtcgaaaatatatataaattttaaaaaaaaaaaaaacaacccaCCCAGAATCATATTccttttttattatttcttttGGAGTACAGATTCGTATTTCTTCTGGGTATCACTCtgtaatattatatatgtatttataaTTTGATTGTGTGTTTCAACTCGTCCACTACAAGCAACTGTAAATATAGATTTTCACGATCGGTTTTGTTGAATTTTCATCACATAACCCTCTTACACATGGAGATTTTCCCATTCCTGGAAAATCACTCGAAATTTGAATCGGgttcaaaaattaaatttttaaatcgaatatattcaaataataaaaacttgtaaactaaatatatttattaaaggAATCGTGACAAGAGCAACAACCCAACGTTGCTCTACATATttttctaattttatatattatattttaaaaaactttgtCTTAAGCAACTAGGCACTGAACAGTTTCACCCTCCAAATTTTCATAAAGACAATGTCTTTGAAGGCTTTTAAAAAATCGACCTTCTAAGTTGTCGTCTATTCACCGCCGTTGAGACAACTCAAAATCCGTCTAGGGGACaatcaaatttaatatataaaattgtagatttttaaaattttaaaaaaaaatgtttgacATATTTTCAATCAATTTATATCGGATAAATATCAAGATTATGTcattaattttgattttgaatccgacaaaagaattattgatgtatatatatttatgtaaaacAAATACCGCCTACGCAATGGGTGGGTGGGTGGCTGTTTATGTATATATGAATAGGGATGTATGTACATAAAACTTATTTACAAGAATCAGACTGCATGTTTTGTTCCCTTCTCGGCAGATTTAAACAGCTCCCGCCACTTTTGTGGATCACTTCCTGGGCCTTCCCCCTGCAAATAGTATATTGATTTTGCCATTTATGATCAGATTCAACCACAGGaaggttccaagaatttaacttTTTGTAACCAACTTAAATCTCATTTCCTCTAATGGTGCACCTTCAAATGCGTTTCTTGCATCTATTTTCGGATCGTGTGGAGCCAAACAGCACAGCGTGATAGAAACTGGTTGAATACTAAATCTTAAATGCATACCTGGACAGAGTTAATTTCGTAGATCTGGCCAGCTGTGAAATCTATGTCGAGCGCCTGTATACAAGCTTCTGCAATTACTAGTCTGCTAACCTCTCCAACAAGTTTATCACCTGAGATACGATGAAAAAATTGTCAAGTTAACACCAAGCAAACTCAAGCTGTCAAATTTTCTTGGATTCATTTCATTACGCTCCAGCTCTACCTTGATCTATGACTACTGCACGTCGTTCCCCAACTGTAGCCTGTAGTAAAGTATTGAGATCGTAAGATGTGTAAGGTCCATCTGTTAACCGGCCCGCCCTGGTACAAGGAAAACAGATATTTAAACCAACAGAGATACACCGAAATGTATAAAACTAAGAATAGAAGTGTGTCCAGAACTCCGGATACCTGATTATTGTGAACGGGAGGCCAGAATTTCGAACAAAATCCTCCCCCATTTTCTTGTACTTTAGGACACCAAAAAGGTTCATGATGCTATGGCATAAGACAAATACAATATTACTGAGTCATGGGCCAATATTGTAAGTTACCAATCACAGAAGGGTATGTGCTAGAACAGATGGAAGCATGCCACACCTCCAGGGAAGTTCGTTGAACTTCGTGACTCCAATCGAAGAAACAAGAACAATTCTTTCCAATGACGAAGGCAAAGACAGCACTAGGTTTCTCACACCTTCCCAGTCTACAGAGGCAAAACATAAGTGCTTCAAATAAGGCATTATCATGAAAAGTATAGGACAcggaataaaaaataatgaaggCCGATTTGAAGGAGAAATACCAAGTTCGAGGACATATTCATCTGTAACAGTGATACTAAGGATACAAGTTTTGCCAAAATTGAAGTGTTTAACTATTTCCGAACCAACCAATTTTCCGCTTAGTGCCTTCTCTTACCTAGGAGTATTATCTAAGAGTACCTTCAATGTTTAAGGCCTAAAGTAAAAGGTAGTGTAAATCCTAATTCTACAGTTTAGTTTGGCCTATTCACATTCTAAGGAATACtgcaatttaaattttatatggtGGAAAATAGCACAATGAGCAAGAAATTGCGATCCATTTACGGAATTCTGACCGACTCTTTCAGGTGAATTATCTCCATTCCACCTCCTAGTTGGAAAGGCTGTCGTTCCAGTGCAGCATATAACATGTGTGACGCCCTATAACACAACATTTTCCAAGATTTATTACTTACGCTGAGTGCTAGAAAACAGGTCCATTTAACATTTATTCGCAAACAAAGCAAGAATGGAGATCTAAAGCAGACAGTGATCCACGAACCTCAAACATAGAGGGAACTAAATCCTCTGGATTCCTAGTATCACCTTTCCATACCTGAAAAGTTAAGAAATTTTCGTTTAGAACAAGGACACCATGAAGTTGGAAAacgatatatttatttttttggtatGCCAAATTtgaatgaaaacaaaacaatgaACAGCTAATATTGTTATTAATATTCATACACATTCAGCTCCACAATTAGAGTAAGATGATGATATCTCTTGTGGAAATAAAAATGATACCATGGTCAGAAGCAATGAAGAAGGaaataataatcatattaatGGGATAGATGATTGATTGATAGATGATTGAATGGAGTACATCTGCTTCATGATCAAAAGAGATGATCTGTTATAGTTCTTAAATTAAGGGATTGTAATCTTAGTTTCTACATTTATCTCACATTAAATCCTCtcaatatatgtatataatagAAGTTGTAAACCTCAATCAGTAGCTCacgttgaatattgaaaagcaATACATCGTGTatttcttaaaatttttctattgTCAACTAGTCCATATTTCagataagaaaataaaaaacctgtaatatttcctcgTCCTGTTTGCCAAATAGTGTGGTGGCCTTCTCTGGATTTCGGAGTAAAAGGCGTATCTTGATTTTCCGATTGAGAAATGATGCTACAACCAATTGTCCTATACAAGAGATATATAATCAACTTAGTGCGGAATAAAAAACGAGTTTCTAAAAATAGGCTCACAAAAATGAAATTTAAAGGACTTGTTCCGAGTCATTTATCCCATAAATTGACAGGAGGAGCATTGTTTAAAGAGTTGTCTTCAAACTAGACCTCTCCACGACAAGTCGACTCAAAGAGACTAGTATCGATGCATAAAGGCCTCAAATAGTAATTGGTATTTGGTTCCAAAAGATTCTTGATGAAATGTTGCCCATCCCCCATTAAAAAGTGATTTTGGGATTTCCTCTATTCTACAAGATAGCATGGAAATGTTCCTCGGAAGTACAtgagtcaaagtcaaattctttaTTTTAACAAGATA
It encodes:
- the LOC140840454 gene encoding uncharacterized protein At2g34460, chloroplastic; protein product: MASKFSLAPATDLPISRVPLPKYPLPVPLFPLLPLNSHSFHGYYRTRKVESSYLWCSNAASEKVGETLAIDSIQDFEDAPLQPSRSKLVLVIGGTGGVGQLVVASFLNRKIKIRLLLRNPEKATTLFGKQDEEILQVWKGDTRNPEDLVPSMFEGVTHVICCTGTTAFPTRRWNGDNSPERVDWEGVRNLVLSLPSSLERIVLVSSIGVTKFNELPWSIMNLFGVLKYKKMGEDFVRNSGLPFTIIRAGRLTDGPYTSYDLNTLLQATVGERRAVVIDQGDKLVGEVSRLVIAEACIQALDIDFTAGQIYEINSVQGEGPGSDPQKWRELFKSAEKGTKHAV